A genomic segment from Arcobacter acticola encodes:
- a CDS encoding response regulator transcription factor — protein sequence MNLSLKKILKQLDVLFISEVDSSYKKIENILRLFFKEVLNTNSLINANKIYEKSFPSILIIDINLKESSGLSFVKNLRKKNKSMPIIIITENKETDILIEAIKLNLIDYLLKPVDINKLIHALNLSAKNILNSGEIKTIITNDIIYNYVDKSITILDKKQSLTKNESRLLELFLINKNKFVKNEDIIKQIWSDKEVSSSAFKSLINRLSNKIGKDTISNSFGIGYGIISDKCEL from the coding sequence ATGAATTTATCACTAAAAAAAATATTAAAACAACTTGATGTTTTGTTTATATCTGAGGTAGATTCCTCATATAAAAAAATAGAGAATATTTTACGCCTTTTTTTTAAAGAGGTACTTAATACAAATTCATTAATAAATGCCAATAAAATATATGAAAAATCATTTCCTAGTATTTTGATTATTGATATAAATTTAAAAGAATCCTCTGGATTGTCTTTTGTAAAAAACCTTAGAAAAAAAAACAAATCGATGCCAATTATAATAATCACAGAAAATAAAGAAACAGATATTTTAATTGAAGCTATTAAACTAAATTTAATAGATTATTTACTTAAACCTGTTGATATTAATAAACTAATACATGCATTAAATCTATCTGCAAAAAATATATTAAATAGTGGGGAAATAAAAACGATAATTACAAATGATATAATTTATAACTATGTAGATAAAAGCATAACAATTTTAGATAAAAAACAATCTCTAACAAAAAACGAATCACGATTATTAGAACTGTTTTTAATAAATAAAAATAAGTTTGTCAAAAATGAAGATATTATCAAGCAAATTTGGTCAGATAAAGAAGTTTCAAGTTCAGCATTTAAGTCACTAATTAATAGATTATCAAATAAAATAGGGAAAGATACAATAAGTAATTCGTTTGGGATTGGGTATGGGATTATTAGTGATAAATGTGAATTGTAA
- a CDS encoding type II secretion system protein — MKKSFSVLEIILVITLLGFLYTAFLPKTKINNLDELTNRISLYITHLRYKALIDDKYDLSDPLWHKQRWTIKFFNCRKSVGGIYYTIYTDRNKSGHPSAEDSLKDPLSNKNIYSFNTCNENDENSKYVLLTKQYDIEDVNISCNDTTTLGQLSFGSDGKIYSKLSAFDNESEEYEITEPCTIKFISKNKDTKEITIYPFTGYSKQEKVE, encoded by the coding sequence ATGAAAAAATCATTTTCTGTATTAGAAATCATTTTAGTAATCACTTTACTTGGATTCTTATATACAGCCTTTCTTCCCAAAACAAAAATCAATAATCTTGATGAACTGACAAATAGAATATCATTATATATTACACATCTAAGATATAAAGCATTAATAGATGATAAATATGATTTAAGTGATCCTTTATGGCATAAACAAAGATGGACAATAAAATTCTTCAATTGTAGAAAAAGTGTAGGTGGTATTTATTACACAATATATACAGATAGAAATAAATCAGGACATCCAAGTGCTGAAGATAGTTTAAAAGATCCATTAAGCAATAAAAACATATATAGTTTTAACACTTGCAATGAAAATGATGAAAATAGTAAATATGTTCTACTAACTAAACAATATGATATAGAAGATGTAAATATTTCTTGTAATGATACAACAACCCTAGGTCAACTCTCTTTTGGAAGTGATGGAAAAATATATTCAAAATTATCAGCCTTTGATAATGAAAGTGAAGAATATGAAATTACTGAACCATGTACAATAAAATTCATTTCAAAGAATAAAGATACAAAAGAAATCACAATATATCCATTCACAGGATATTCAAAACAAGAAAAAGTAGAGTAA
- a CDS encoding glycosyltransferase family 39 protein, translated as MTTTNNKFNYYFYISLLTIVVILLFKADNSLSISYKEALNVFVNNSVLSIISKLSISIFGQNDIALRLPFIVFYASSVLLMYKLTENYFRYEKDRFIAICIFMILPGVISASLLVNSAIMVIFFTLLYLYMYQKNAKHSYLLLVFFLFVDNSFAILYLALFFYSFKNQDKKLMYFSMIFFILSMYIYGFSTDGKPRGFLVDTFAIYATVFSPLLFIYFIYSLYRAGIKDERTITWYISMTAMVLSIVFSFRQRVFIEDFGPYVVISLPFMLKTFFHSYRVRLKEFRQTHNIIAVLIVSMLVINVFLTFINKPLYLVLGNPTKHFVYQYHFAKELADELKKRNINEVTCIDKELQLRLKFYNIVEGEKYFLSTRSYYNYDERIVIRYYNKELLDVYVKKIEK; from the coding sequence ATGACTACTACAAATAATAAATTTAACTACTATTTTTATATATCTTTATTAACAATAGTAGTAATTTTATTATTCAAAGCAGACAATTCACTTAGTATTTCCTATAAAGAAGCATTAAATGTATTTGTTAATAACTCAGTTTTATCTATAATATCAAAACTATCTATATCAATTTTTGGACAAAATGATATTGCCTTAAGATTGCCCTTTATAGTATTTTATGCCTCAAGCGTATTATTGATGTACAAATTAACAGAAAACTATTTTAGATATGAAAAAGATAGGTTTATTGCAATTTGCATATTTATGATTCTTCCTGGAGTTATAAGTGCTTCATTACTTGTTAATAGCGCAATAATGGTAATCTTCTTCACACTTCTATATTTGTATATGTATCAAAAGAACGCTAAGCATTCTTATTTATTGTTAGTTTTCTTTTTATTTGTAGATAATTCATTTGCCATTTTATATCTAGCATTATTCTTTTATTCTTTTAAAAATCAAGATAAAAAGTTAATGTATTTTTCAATGATATTTTTTATTTTATCAATGTATATATATGGATTTTCAACAGATGGAAAACCAAGAGGATTTTTAGTTGATACCTTTGCAATTTATGCGACGGTTTTTTCCCCTTTGTTATTTATATACTTTATTTACTCATTATACAGAGCTGGAATAAAAGATGAAAGAACAATAACTTGGTATATTTCTATGACTGCCATGGTTTTGTCAATAGTATTTTCTTTTAGACAAAGAGTATTTATAGAAGACTTTGGTCCTTATGTTGTGATATCTCTACCTTTTATGTTAAAAACATTTTTTCATTCATATAGAGTTAGATTAAAAGAGTTTAGACAAACTCATAATATAATAGCAGTCTTGATAGTATCTATGCTTGTGATAAATGTATTTCTAACTTTTATTAATAAACCTTTATATTTAGTTTTAGGAAATCCAACAAAACATTTCGTGTATCAATATCATTTTGCAAAAGAATTAGCAGATGAACTAAAAAAAAGAAATATAAATGAAGTCACATGTATAGATAAAGAATTACAACTAAGATTGAAGTTTTATAATATAGTAGAAGGTGAGAAATATTTCTTATCAACTCGTTCATATTATAACTATGATGAAAGAATTGTAATTAGATACTACAATAAAGAACTTCTTGATGTATATGTGAAAAAAATAGAAAAATGA